Proteins from a single region of Verrucomicrobiales bacterium:
- a CDS encoding IS110 family transposase, whose product MKTDTHPDSSVQWAALIGFDWGDSKHAVAIRPKNQALETLDLPHSAEALHAWLDELEKRFGGQPVAIAIEATRGAVVYALMERPWIHIFAIHPASSHHHRRTFRPSGAKDDAPDALVLLSLLEHHQDRLHRLIADDEATQSLRGLAEARRHAVDRRTRLSNQLTSTLKDYFPQALELCGEVVSAPMALDFIDKWPCLADLKSAKPTTIRRFYQAHNVRSSQLIDQRLSHIQAAKPLMRNQALIDIKIRIVRLLVAELRVLREHIEGFEDAIATGFANHPERALFRGLPGAGANLAPRLLTLFGTDRSRYSSATELQRLSGVAPVTERSGSHCWVHWRWNAPWFLRQTLIEWAGQTIKFCAWAKAYHEQQKAKGQSHWAILRSLAFKWLRILWKCWKSNTSYDDELYLKQLEQRKAPIAKRARQIAQEMAA is encoded by the coding sequence ATGAAAACAGATACCCATCCTGACTCGTCTGTCCAATGGGCCGCTCTCATCGGTTTCGACTGGGGCGACTCCAAACACGCTGTGGCCATTCGGCCCAAAAATCAAGCCCTGGAGACCTTGGACTTACCGCATTCAGCGGAAGCTCTCCACGCCTGGCTCGATGAGCTCGAAAAGCGTTTCGGCGGTCAACCCGTCGCTATCGCCATCGAGGCCACTCGAGGTGCCGTTGTCTATGCACTGATGGAGCGCCCCTGGATTCATATCTTCGCCATCCACCCGGCCTCCAGTCATCATCACCGCCGCACTTTCCGTCCCTCAGGCGCTAAGGATGATGCCCCTGACGCGCTAGTGCTCCTTTCGCTCCTGGAACACCATCAGGACCGGTTGCATCGGTTAATCGCCGACGATGAAGCCACTCAAAGTCTACGCGGCCTCGCCGAGGCACGCCGCCACGCGGTTGACCGACGCACCCGCCTAAGCAACCAGCTCACCAGCACTCTCAAGGACTATTTCCCCCAAGCGCTCGAGCTCTGCGGTGAGGTGGTCTCAGCCCCAATGGCACTGGACTTTATTGACAAGTGGCCTTGCCTAGCGGACCTCAAATCAGCCAAGCCAACAACCATCCGCCGCTTTTACCAGGCTCACAATGTTCGTTCCTCCCAACTCATCGACCAACGCCTGTCTCACATACAAGCCGCCAAGCCCTTGATGCGTAACCAAGCTCTCATCGATATCAAGATACGAATCGTACGCCTGTTGGTTGCCGAATTGAGAGTCCTTCGAGAACACATCGAGGGCTTCGAGGATGCGATTGCTACAGGCTTTGCCAACCACCCAGAGCGTGCACTCTTTCGGGGATTGCCAGGAGCGGGAGCCAACCTCGCCCCTAGGCTTTTGACACTCTTTGGAACCGATCGTAGTCGCTACTCAAGTGCCACGGAGCTTCAGCGTCTGAGTGGGGTAGCCCCAGTTACCGAGCGTAGTGGAAGCCATTGTTGGGTGCACTGGCGATGGAATGCGCCCTGGTTTTTGCGTCAAACCCTCATCGAGTGGGCGGGCCAAACTATAAAGTTCTGCGCCTGGGCCAAGGCCTACCACGAGCAGCAGAAAGCTAAGGGCCAAAGCCACTGGGCTATCCTCCGTTCGTTGGCCTTTAAATGGTTGCGGATACTCTGGAAATGCTGGAAATCCAACACCTCTTACGATGATGAGTTGTATCTAAAACAGCTCGAACAACGCAAAGCTCCCATCGCAAAACGCGCTCGCCAGATCGCTCAAGAAATGGCGGCCTAA
- a CDS encoding tetratricopeptide repeat protein codes for MNIRSFVSWVSLWGAFMGLQSGCSLQTTAPPPIPTIPTNGLSREWQGTLEATRAEVVSNRLSAPSWGRLGQTYQAAELNEAALACYREAQRLQPNEQRWWHLSGSLNLLEQTESALSDLREAIRTATNSELREVSRFLLARSLLEVGRPSEAANELGSLIRDSPHHAGARLALARIEHSQRRWPEAEALLNACVTNSYTARPAVLLLSQVRLGQGRSEDAQRLSQQGLAAPRPPDWPDPFLREVLRFKEGSAAEEDRANSLLSQGRLAEAEQLITQLTTRFASDANPHLLLGRLRLQQRRCEEAEQALRRHLELTPDSFNGQAQLGLALLCQQQWTQAIQTLRQAVALKPDSAQVHHNLGIALSRSGDSTHAVESFREALRYNPQDAGTCALLADALAKLGQRDEAKRYVERALQLNPKQSRALELQRILYRQ; via the coding sequence ATGAATATCCGAAGCTTCGTTTCGTGGGTGAGTCTGTGGGGAGCGTTCATGGGTCTTCAGAGCGGATGTTCTCTTCAGACAACAGCACCCCCGCCCATCCCAACCATCCCGACCAACGGTTTGTCTCGCGAATGGCAGGGTACGCTTGAGGCCACGAGAGCGGAAGTGGTTTCCAATCGCCTTTCAGCGCCGTCCTGGGGAAGGCTGGGACAAACCTATCAAGCGGCAGAGCTGAACGAGGCAGCACTCGCTTGTTATCGTGAAGCTCAGCGTCTCCAACCCAACGAACAGCGATGGTGGCATTTGTCGGGCTCCCTCAACCTCCTGGAGCAAACCGAGAGCGCCTTATCGGATCTTCGAGAAGCCATCCGAACAGCGACCAATTCGGAACTGCGCGAAGTCTCCCGATTTCTCCTGGCTCGCTCATTGCTCGAAGTGGGCAGACCGAGTGAGGCGGCGAATGAACTAGGAAGCCTCATCCGAGATAGCCCGCACCACGCGGGCGCCCGGCTCGCCCTGGCGAGGATCGAGCACTCCCAACGACGATGGCCTGAGGCTGAAGCCCTGCTCAACGCCTGCGTCACGAACTCTTACACCGCCCGTCCTGCCGTGTTACTTCTGTCGCAAGTGCGTCTGGGCCAGGGGCGGTCGGAGGATGCCCAACGTCTCTCACAGCAAGGCCTGGCGGCACCCCGCCCCCCGGATTGGCCGGATCCATTCCTCAGAGAGGTGCTCAGGTTCAAGGAAGGATCGGCCGCAGAAGAGGATCGAGCCAACAGCCTGTTGTCGCAAGGACGCCTCGCTGAGGCGGAGCAGCTGATCACCCAGTTAACGACACGCTTTGCGTCCGACGCGAACCCCCACCTCCTGCTGGGCCGGTTGCGATTGCAACAACGACGCTGCGAGGAAGCGGAGCAGGCTCTGCGCCGCCATCTCGAGCTCACACCGGATTCGTTTAACGGCCAGGCGCAACTAGGGCTGGCGCTGTTGTGCCAGCAACAGTGGACTCAGGCCATCCAAACCCTGCGTCAGGCGGTGGCTCTGAAACCGGACTCGGCGCAAGTTCATCACAATCTCGGAATCGCCCTGTCTCGATCGGGAGATTCCACCCACGCCGTTGAAAGCTTCCGCGAAGCCCTGCGTTACAATCCGCAGGATGCCGGCACCTGCGCCTTGCTGGCCGATGCGCTGGCGAAACTGGGGCAACGCGACGAGGCCAAACGCTATGTCGAACGGGCGCTTCAGCTAAACCCGAAGCAGTCCCGAGCCCTGGAGCTGCAAAGGATCCTGTACCGCCAGTGA
- a CDS encoding CRTAC1 family protein — MPPNDSKAGMALGVMASALPISLLSLACLLVACRPAPSDSGSFRAGSSRPESGPWFEDITEQSGVRFIQRAGTNYFMPEQMGSGIAVFDFDQDGRMDLLLLQHTDATTASEARHQLYRQQPDGTFLDVSSGSGLDLRSRAMGVAAGDLNNDGLPDLVIAEYLGSKVFQNLGQGRFQDVTRESGVDNPFWAATASLMDYNRDGRLDLVIGNYLDLDPTQLCRDSRGQRDFCSPSSFGPLPTRLWRNTTVKAGAPIRFSDESERAGLLGARGAALGMVCADFDGDRWPDIFCADDGRPNRLFINRRDGTFLEEAVPRGLALNAMGQTAANMGTAYGDFDRDGLADLFVTHLSDELHGLWRQETRGLYAERLATTGLQQQAWRGTGFGTVAADFDWDGDLDLALVNGLVRHSLPGQTPLQSGTAAFWGRYAQRPQLFMNLGRGSFADRSSEHPSFCGQAMVGRSLASADLNQDGAMDLIVSPVGGPVRIYRGIKPPTGHWLRLRLLEPNSGSRDAIGAEVSIRCSQGSWIQVLQPATGYFSSHEPTLHFGLGAVASVESMEVIWADGSLESFPGSAADRTLVLRRGTGRTLPPQLPAR; from the coding sequence GTGCCTCCAAATGATTCGAAAGCCGGGATGGCGCTGGGCGTGATGGCGTCTGCTCTGCCCATTTCCTTGCTGTCCCTCGCATGCCTTTTGGTGGCGTGCCGCCCTGCCCCTTCCGACTCAGGGAGCTTCCGAGCAGGGTCGTCACGGCCCGAATCGGGTCCCTGGTTCGAGGATATCACTGAGCAATCCGGAGTTCGCTTCATCCAACGTGCCGGCACCAACTACTTCATGCCCGAACAAATGGGGAGTGGGATTGCCGTGTTCGACTTCGATCAGGACGGCCGGATGGATCTCCTTCTCCTGCAGCACACCGATGCAACCACGGCCTCCGAGGCTCGGCATCAGCTCTATCGTCAACAGCCCGACGGAACCTTCCTGGATGTGTCCTCGGGATCAGGCCTCGACCTCCGCAGCCGTGCCATGGGAGTTGCCGCCGGCGATCTAAACAATGATGGGTTGCCGGATCTGGTCATCGCGGAATACCTCGGGTCCAAAGTGTTCCAGAATCTGGGGCAGGGTCGGTTCCAAGACGTCACCCGGGAGAGCGGAGTCGACAATCCGTTTTGGGCAGCCACTGCCAGCCTCATGGACTACAACCGCGATGGACGCCTGGATCTGGTCATCGGAAACTATCTCGATCTGGATCCCACCCAGCTGTGCCGCGACTCGCGGGGACAACGGGACTTCTGCAGTCCCAGCTCCTTCGGACCCCTGCCAACCCGTCTCTGGAGGAACACCACTGTCAAAGCCGGTGCTCCCATTCGGTTCAGCGACGAAAGCGAGCGTGCAGGCTTGCTGGGAGCGCGAGGGGCGGCGTTGGGAATGGTGTGCGCGGACTTCGATGGAGACCGCTGGCCCGACATCTTTTGTGCGGACGATGGACGTCCCAATCGCCTGTTCATCAATCGACGCGACGGCACTTTCCTAGAAGAGGCGGTTCCTCGCGGGCTGGCACTCAACGCCATGGGCCAAACCGCCGCGAACATGGGCACTGCCTACGGAGACTTCGATCGCGACGGGCTGGCGGATCTCTTCGTCACCCATCTCAGCGACGAGCTTCATGGGCTCTGGCGTCAGGAGACTCGCGGGCTGTATGCCGAGCGACTGGCCACGACCGGGCTCCAGCAGCAGGCCTGGCGCGGGACAGGATTCGGAACCGTAGCGGCCGACTTTGATTGGGATGGTGATCTTGATCTCGCTTTGGTGAACGGCCTGGTGCGACACAGCCTACCCGGACAAACACCCCTCCAATCAGGAACCGCCGCCTTCTGGGGGCGGTATGCCCAGAGACCTCAGCTTTTCATGAACCTCGGGCGAGGCAGCTTCGCGGATCGATCTTCAGAGCATCCGTCGTTCTGTGGCCAGGCGATGGTGGGACGTTCCTTGGCCAGTGCGGACCTGAACCAGGATGGAGCGATGGATCTGATAGTCAGCCCGGTCGGAGGGCCGGTGCGCATCTATCGGGGCATCAAGCCTCCCACCGGACATTGGCTCAGGCTGCGCCTGCTGGAGCCCAATTCCGGCTCACGCGATGCCATCGGGGCGGAGGTTTCGATCCGATGCTCGCAGGGCTCATGGATCCAAGTGCTTCAGCCCGCCACCGGCTATTTCTCAAGTCACGAACCGACCCTGCATTTCGGACTTGGTGCGGTGGCTTCGGTCGAATCGATGGAAGTCATCTGGGCTGATGGCTCGTTGGAATCTTTCCCGGGAAGTGCTGCCGACCGAACTCTCGTCCTCCGGCGTGGAACCGGGAGAACGCTGCCACCTCAACTCCCCGCCCGATGA
- a CDS encoding FAD-dependent oxidoreductase, whose protein sequence is MSTPQQRIQSVAILGGGSAGFMAALTLKRKLPHLQVTVIRSPDIGVIGVGEGTTAAFPKHFFDYLKLKPQQFYSEAEPTWKLGIHFLWGPSKGFYYTFAYEFEKRQPDLSRNNGFFFDPESPWCGPVSTFMAKDKAFPRRPDGLLQIHNNHAFHIENQKLVGWLENRARDFGVQVIDATVRAETGPEGIAALVGQDQTRYTADLYVDASGFRSELLGGALGEPVLSYTDALFCDRAVIGGWSRTTEPIRPYTVAETMDCGWCWQIEHENWINRGYVYSSGAISDEAALQEFLQKNPKVSNTPRVVRFRSGRHQRLWVKNVVAVGNSAGFVEPLEATALQVICVEASTLADSLIDSECAPSPTLIELYNRYNTQAWDDIRDFLAIHYKFNTRLNTPFWQACRHDTQLHGAEFLVQFYRENGPSVVAGAQLLHPSNSFGMDGYLALLVGQQVPHDKPHTPSPAESKLWNARRAGWEQMAQAGLDVKQCLQMIRKPGWRWA, encoded by the coding sequence ATGTCAACCCCCCAACAACGGATCCAGAGTGTGGCGATCCTGGGCGGCGGAAGTGCTGGTTTCATGGCCGCGCTCACCCTGAAGCGCAAACTCCCTCACCTTCAGGTAACGGTCATCCGGAGCCCGGATATCGGCGTAATAGGCGTGGGTGAAGGCACCACCGCCGCATTCCCCAAACACTTCTTTGATTACCTCAAACTCAAGCCGCAACAGTTTTACAGCGAAGCTGAGCCGACTTGGAAGTTAGGCATCCACTTTCTGTGGGGTCCCTCCAAGGGCTTCTATTACACGTTCGCTTACGAGTTCGAAAAACGTCAGCCGGATCTCTCCCGAAACAACGGGTTCTTCTTTGACCCGGAGTCGCCGTGGTGCGGGCCGGTCTCGACGTTCATGGCCAAGGACAAGGCTTTCCCGCGACGGCCCGATGGCCTCCTGCAGATCCACAACAACCACGCCTTTCACATTGAAAACCAGAAGCTAGTCGGGTGGCTGGAGAATCGGGCGCGCGACTTCGGCGTGCAGGTGATCGACGCCACGGTGCGGGCTGAGACCGGACCTGAGGGAATCGCCGCGCTGGTGGGCCAAGACCAGACCCGCTACACCGCGGACCTCTATGTCGACGCGAGTGGCTTCCGCTCCGAACTCCTGGGCGGCGCTCTGGGCGAACCGGTGCTGAGTTACACGGATGCTCTGTTCTGCGATCGCGCCGTCATCGGCGGTTGGTCGCGAACCACGGAGCCGATACGCCCCTACACGGTAGCCGAGACAATGGACTGCGGCTGGTGTTGGCAGATCGAGCACGAAAACTGGATCAACCGCGGCTATGTGTATTCCTCCGGGGCGATCAGCGACGAGGCGGCGCTCCAGGAATTCCTGCAGAAGAACCCGAAAGTCTCCAACACACCTCGGGTGGTGCGGTTTCGCAGCGGACGCCATCAACGCCTCTGGGTCAAGAACGTCGTGGCGGTTGGGAATTCGGCCGGGTTCGTCGAACCCCTGGAGGCCACGGCGCTGCAGGTGATCTGCGTGGAGGCCAGCACTCTGGCGGACTCCCTCATCGACAGCGAGTGCGCACCGTCCCCTACCCTGATCGAGCTGTACAATCGGTACAACACGCAGGCCTGGGATGACATCCGCGATTTCCTGGCCATCCATTATAAGTTCAACACCCGCTTGAACACACCGTTCTGGCAGGCCTGTCGCCATGACACGCAGCTCCATGGAGCCGAATTCCTGGTCCAGTTCTATCGGGAGAACGGCCCCAGCGTGGTCGCCGGCGCACAGCTGCTTCACCCTTCAAATTCGTTCGGGATGGACGGGTATCTCGCTCTGCTGGTCGGCCAACAGGTGCCCCATGACAAGCCGCACACACCGAGTCCCGCCGAATCGAAACTCTGGAACGCCCGTCGTGCCGGATGGGAACAAATGGCACAAGCAGGTCTGGACGTGAAGCAGTGCCTCCAAATGATTCGAAAGCCGGGATGGCGCTGGGCGTGA
- a CDS encoding VCBS repeat-containing protein, which translates to MKIVAVLSLLVLSAETGISATSQEWRRASGWRSQDLSVPSTAATPRLTRLSSAVTGISFTNELSEAKAMESSLLTSGAGVAAGDVDGDGRCDIYFCGLERGNQLWRNLGGWKFENITDAAGVACKGSHSTGASFGDIDGDGDLDLLVNSLGTGTRLLVNDGKGRFSESQESGLLKRFGSTSMALGDIDGNGTLDLYVANYATTKIEDRPNARFTTSTINGVLNLTAIDGVPLTSPELTNRYFIDPDKIVRELGEPDVLYLNDGQGHFRPLGWTDGRFRDEQGNQLALPPYDFGLSVMFRDVNGDRAPDLYICNDLFPPDRIWINDGAGKFQAMSTLAVRNTSRFSMGLDFADLDRDGHDDFFVVDMLSRDHQRRKVQMAGLQSMFLPVGKVDNRPQYRRNTLYRGRGDGTFAEISHFAGLSATEWSWMPLFLDLDLDGFEDVFITTGHHRDSLNEDSVARILEARKGKRLSDAEHRDLKKLHYPTLALSNQAFRNMGNLTFVDQARDWGFDYVGISHGMCLADLDDDGDLDLLVNHLNDGAGVYRNECVAPRLSVRLKGLAPNTRGIGARIKVTGGPVPQSQEMIGGGRYLSSDDTVRMFAAGSMTNRLRIQVLWRSGHLSEVTEALPNTLVEIEEPQGVPPPPKPTPNPPRLFTDISSAIAHVHVDARFDDFERQPLLSRRLSQGGPGLSWVDFDGDGWEDLVIGSGAGGQTALYRNDSKGGFVRAGGSLLTHTNDRDQTSLLGWRRADGSFALLAGSANYEDGVAAGHCVRTLDVLRGKEEDLFPAWEISVGPLALADVDGDGLLDLFVGGRVLAGRYPESTSSLLFRGTGAGFEVDRENSRRLGLVGLVNGAVFADLDGDSFPELVVACDWGSIKVFKNEAGRLRNVSRELGFATLTGFWNGVSCGDFDADGRLDLIGSNWGANSKYQDYRKHGLRIYFGTWTDRPELDTMEAYLDVGLRKWVPWCTFVAAKSLPWVIEQYPTYTSFSSAGVADILGERTQGSRMLQATWLETTVFLNRGDHFEPRTLPIEAQMSPAFGVVVADFNGDGNEDVFLAQNFFAVDGDTPRYDAGRGLCLLGDGRGGFNPLDGVESGIMVYGEQRGAAACDYDQDGRPDLAVGQNGGETRLFRNSQGRPGLRVSLNGPVTNPLGIGVLLRLSTDQWQGPIKQVHAGTGYWSQDSAVQILASPAPTARRLWIKWPQGKEYTITVPDQALKVTVDAQGAARF; encoded by the coding sequence ATGAAAATCGTGGCAGTGTTATCCCTGCTCGTCCTGAGTGCGGAAACCGGTATCTCAGCAACGTCCCAGGAGTGGCGACGAGCATCTGGCTGGCGATCGCAGGATCTGTCCGTGCCCAGCACGGCCGCCACCCCTCGCTTGACCCGCCTGAGCTCCGCCGTCACCGGAATTTCCTTTACCAACGAACTGTCGGAGGCCAAAGCGATGGAGAGTTCCCTCCTGACCAGCGGTGCGGGAGTCGCGGCCGGCGACGTCGACGGAGACGGACGATGCGACATCTATTTCTGCGGGCTGGAACGGGGAAACCAGCTATGGCGCAATCTGGGTGGCTGGAAGTTCGAAAACATCACGGACGCGGCCGGAGTTGCCTGCAAAGGATCCCACTCCACCGGGGCATCGTTTGGGGACATCGACGGTGATGGCGACCTGGACCTGCTCGTCAACTCGTTGGGCACCGGCACGCGACTGCTGGTCAACGACGGCAAAGGACGCTTTAGCGAATCGCAGGAAAGCGGATTGCTCAAGCGTTTTGGTAGCACCTCCATGGCCCTGGGTGATATCGACGGCAATGGAACCCTCGACCTCTATGTGGCTAATTACGCCACCACCAAGATTGAGGATCGCCCGAACGCACGCTTTACCACCTCCACCATCAACGGGGTGCTGAACCTGACGGCGATTGATGGTGTTCCCCTGACATCCCCCGAGTTGACCAACCGCTACTTCATCGATCCCGACAAGATTGTGAGAGAGTTGGGCGAGCCGGATGTCCTCTACCTGAACGACGGGCAGGGACACTTCCGCCCGTTGGGGTGGACCGACGGGAGGTTTCGAGACGAGCAAGGCAACCAACTAGCTCTTCCTCCTTATGATTTCGGGTTGTCGGTGATGTTTCGCGATGTGAACGGGGACAGGGCTCCGGACTTGTACATCTGCAACGACCTCTTTCCGCCTGATCGCATCTGGATCAACGATGGCGCAGGAAAGTTCCAGGCAATGTCAACGTTGGCGGTGCGCAATACCAGCCGGTTTAGCATGGGCCTCGATTTTGCCGATCTCGACCGAGACGGCCATGATGACTTCTTCGTCGTGGATATGCTCAGCCGCGACCACCAGCGGCGCAAGGTCCAGATGGCCGGGCTTCAGTCCATGTTCCTCCCCGTGGGCAAGGTCGACAACCGCCCACAGTATCGAAGAAATACCCTCTACCGAGGTCGCGGTGATGGCACGTTTGCCGAGATCTCGCATTTCGCTGGTTTGAGCGCCACGGAGTGGTCCTGGATGCCGCTGTTCCTGGATCTTGACCTGGATGGATTTGAGGATGTGTTCATCACCACGGGACACCACCGGGACTCCCTCAACGAGGACTCGGTAGCCCGGATTTTAGAGGCGAGAAAAGGAAAACGGCTTTCCGATGCAGAACATCGGGATTTGAAAAAGCTGCACTACCCGACCCTCGCGCTTTCCAACCAGGCCTTTCGCAACATGGGAAACCTGACCTTCGTGGACCAGGCCCGGGACTGGGGATTTGACTACGTCGGAATCAGCCATGGGATGTGCCTCGCGGATTTGGATGACGACGGAGATCTCGACTTGTTGGTCAATCATTTAAACGATGGTGCCGGGGTATATCGAAATGAGTGCGTCGCTCCTCGCTTGAGCGTGCGACTTAAAGGGCTCGCGCCCAACACGCGGGGCATTGGTGCACGCATTAAGGTCACCGGCGGTCCAGTGCCCCAATCGCAAGAGATGATCGGAGGCGGCCGCTACTTGTCGTCGGACGACACGGTCCGCATGTTTGCGGCTGGGAGCATGACCAACCGACTCCGAATCCAGGTACTCTGGCGCAGCGGCCACCTGAGCGAGGTAACCGAAGCGTTGCCCAACACCCTAGTCGAGATCGAAGAGCCCCAAGGGGTACCACCGCCGCCGAAGCCAACTCCGAATCCTCCCCGTCTGTTCACGGACATCTCTTCAGCAATTGCACACGTCCATGTGGACGCCCGGTTCGATGATTTCGAACGACAACCCCTGCTCTCACGTCGGCTCAGTCAGGGAGGGCCAGGACTCAGCTGGGTGGACTTCGATGGAGATGGATGGGAAGATCTGGTGATCGGCTCTGGCGCGGGCGGACAGACCGCGCTCTATCGAAACGACTCCAAAGGAGGCTTTGTTCGAGCTGGCGGTTCGCTGCTCACCCACACCAATGATCGCGATCAAACTTCACTACTGGGCTGGAGACGGGCCGATGGAAGTTTTGCCCTGCTCGCCGGAAGCGCCAACTACGAGGACGGCGTGGCGGCCGGCCACTGCGTGCGGACCCTGGATGTGCTGCGCGGGAAAGAGGAGGACCTCTTCCCCGCCTGGGAAATCTCCGTAGGACCGTTGGCTCTGGCGGACGTGGATGGAGATGGACTATTGGACCTCTTCGTCGGGGGACGCGTCCTCGCCGGGCGCTACCCGGAGTCGACATCCTCACTGCTATTCCGAGGCACCGGTGCCGGCTTCGAGGTGGATCGGGAGAATTCGAGGCGATTGGGTCTAGTCGGCCTGGTGAACGGTGCCGTCTTCGCCGATCTGGACGGCGACTCGTTCCCCGAACTCGTGGTCGCGTGCGACTGGGGGTCGATTAAAGTTTTCAAAAATGAGGCCGGCCGACTGCGCAACGTGAGCCGAGAACTCGGCTTTGCCACGCTGACCGGATTCTGGAATGGCGTGTCGTGTGGAGACTTCGATGCCGATGGTCGCCTGGATCTGATCGGATCCAATTGGGGGGCCAACAGCAAGTACCAGGACTACCGGAAGCACGGGTTAAGGATTTACTTCGGAACCTGGACGGATCGGCCGGAACTGGACACGATGGAAGCCTATTTGGACGTCGGCCTGCGCAAGTGGGTTCCTTGGTGCACCTTCGTGGCCGCGAAGTCGCTGCCATGGGTGATCGAGCAGTATCCTACTTACACCTCCTTCTCGAGCGCCGGGGTTGCCGACATTCTAGGCGAGCGCACCCAGGGATCGCGAATGCTCCAAGCCACCTGGCTCGAAACCACCGTATTCCTGAATCGGGGCGATCACTTCGAGCCGCGCACGCTTCCGATCGAAGCGCAGATGAGTCCCGCCTTCGGCGTGGTGGTGGCAGACTTCAATGGCGACGGAAACGAAGACGTGTTTCTGGCTCAGAATTTCTTCGCCGTCGACGGTGACACCCCTCGCTACGATGCCGGACGTGGACTGTGTTTACTCGGAGACGGGCGCGGTGGTTTCAACCCACTCGATGGGGTGGAAAGTGGAATTATGGTCTATGGGGAACAACGCGGGGCCGCTGCATGTGATTATGATCAGGACGGTCGACCCGACCTAGCGGTCGGTCAAAACGGAGGTGAAACGCGGCTCTTCCGCAACTCACAGGGCCGACCAGGACTTCGAGTCTCTTTAAACGGCCCCGTCACAAACCCATTGGGAATTGGTGTTCTGCTCCGATTATCAACGGATCAGTGGCAAGGCCCCATCAAACAAGTCCATGCCGGGACAGGATATTGGTCGCAGGATAGTGCTGTTCAGATCTTGGCCTCACCCGCACCGACGGCCCGTCGACTCTGGATCAAATGGCCCCAAGGGAAGGAGTATACGATTACGGTCCCTGATCAGGCGCTCAAGGTTACAGTTGACGCACAGGGTGCGGCCCGATTCTAA